Proteins from a genomic interval of Orbaceae bacterium lpD02:
- the argE gene encoding acetylornithine deacetylase, with amino-acid sequence MKRPSFIQIYNELIAIPTISSISNEKLDCPNKELIDKLANWFADLGFKISLAAVPNTRNKYNLLASYSNDSNHTTGGLLLSGHTDTVPFDDGLWSKNPFKLTEIANKWYGLGTADMKGFFAFILDALRDIDLKTLTKPLHILATADEEITMAGAAYFAQSTKLQPDCTIIGEPTSLIPIRAHKGFTANVIRVIGKSGHSSDPDKGVNAIEIMHLVIAELLVLKQTLKEQYHNDSFAVPYPTMNLGMIKGGDAANRICGCCELLLDIRVLPEIDPNSLYEVICNALKPVMARYPNRIQVENEVDPIGGYECKKDEPALKEVEKLLNHTAETVNYSTEAPFLNKIAPTIVLGPGSIEQAHQPDEFVSMEYLKPTKAAIEGLIKRFCL; translated from the coding sequence ATGAAACGGCCCTCTTTTATACAGATTTATAATGAACTGATTGCTATTCCAACAATTAGTAGTATTAGCAACGAGAAACTTGACTGCCCAAATAAGGAACTTATCGATAAATTAGCTAATTGGTTTGCCGATTTAGGCTTTAAAATTAGCTTAGCTGCCGTACCTAACACCCGCAATAAGTATAATTTACTTGCCAGCTATAGCAATGATAGTAACCACACAACAGGCGGTTTATTACTTAGTGGCCACACTGACACGGTCCCTTTTGATGACGGTCTCTGGTCAAAAAATCCCTTCAAACTAACCGAAATTGCTAATAAATGGTATGGACTGGGCACCGCTGATATGAAAGGTTTTTTTGCTTTCATTTTAGATGCGCTGCGTGATATTGATTTAAAAACATTAACTAAACCATTGCATATTTTAGCTACCGCCGATGAAGAAATTACTATGGCTGGAGCGGCTTACTTTGCACAAAGTACGAAGTTACAACCTGATTGTACTATCATTGGTGAACCAACGTCATTAATACCGATTCGAGCTCATAAAGGCTTTACCGCCAATGTTATCCGAGTGATCGGCAAATCCGGCCATTCAAGCGATCCCGACAAAGGTGTAAACGCTATCGAGATAATGCACCTAGTGATTGCCGAATTATTAGTGTTAAAACAGACGCTAAAAGAACAATACCATAATGATAGCTTTGCCGTACCTTACCCAACAATGAACCTAGGCATGATTAAAGGCGGTGATGCAGCGAATCGAATCTGTGGCTGTTGTGAGCTATTATTAGATATCCGCGTTTTGCCAGAAATCGATCCGAATAGTTTATATGAAGTTATATGTAACGCATTAAAGCCTGTTATGGCGCGTTATCCTAATCGCATTCAAGTTGAAAATGAAGTAGATCCAATCGGTGGCTACGAATGTAAAAAGGATGAGCCAGCTTTAAAAGAGGTTGAAAAACTGTTAAATCACACGGCAGAAACCGTAAATTATAGTACTGAAGCACCCTTTTTAAATAAAATAGCGCCAACAATTGTGTTAGGTCCAGGATCAATTGAGCAAGCCCATCAGCCAGATGAATTTGTATCAATGGAATATTTGAAACCAACTAAAGCAGCTATTGAAGGTTTAATTAAACGTTTTTGTTTATAA
- a CDS encoding MFS transporter: MDNKQQYWLGLPKHLFWGFIAIAIFMSGDGFEMAFLSKYITDLGFSSSQAATVFTIYGFAAALAAWGSGVIAEVITPQKAMTIGFLLWIAMHVLFLALGLDMRNYTFMLLFYGIRGLAYPLFIYSFMLMLVQVLPRSHLAAATGWFWAMYSVGIGVIGSYLPSFSIPFIGESGTLWLAVVWVAAGGLIAYFSLRSVPVDRSKVDLPLKEKMSELSRAATILFTNKNIFLACLIRIINTLSLFGFAIIMPLLFVDRLGFTISEWLQIWGVFFFTTIFTNILWGITGEYIGWIRQVRWFGCIGMAASSLMFYYLPLYFGHNMFIAMIPAVCLGIFVAAFVPMTAVFPALEPHHQGAAVSIYNLSAGLSNFIAPAIAAVILSFGDIIHVVWAYTGLYIFAFVLTFIIRVPQPARNKQQSTAEIEDADADTVAIYN; this comes from the coding sequence ATGGATAATAAGCAACAATATTGGCTTGGATTGCCTAAACACTTATTTTGGGGATTTATCGCTATCGCAATATTTATGAGTGGCGACGGCTTTGAAATGGCATTCTTGTCAAAATATATTACTGACTTAGGTTTTTCATCGTCACAAGCAGCAACCGTTTTTACTATATATGGTTTTGCAGCGGCATTAGCTGCGTGGGGATCGGGGGTTATTGCTGAGGTGATTACCCCGCAAAAAGCGATGACCATTGGCTTTTTGTTGTGGATCGCGATGCATGTATTGTTTTTAGCACTTGGGCTGGATATGCGAAATTATACTTTCATGCTTCTGTTTTACGGTATTCGCGGTTTAGCCTACCCGTTATTTATTTACTCTTTTATGTTAATGCTCGTACAAGTATTGCCGAGATCACATCTCGCCGCCGCAACGGGGTGGTTTTGGGCGATGTACTCTGTCGGTATTGGGGTAATTGGTAGTTATTTACCAAGCTTTTCCATTCCGTTTATTGGTGAATCAGGCACGCTTTGGTTAGCCGTTGTTTGGGTAGCGGCAGGTGGTTTAATTGCTTATTTTAGTTTACGCAGTGTACCAGTTGACCGCTCAAAAGTTGATTTACCTTTAAAAGAGAAAATGTCAGAGCTTAGTCGAGCGGCAACGATTTTATTTACCAATAAAAATATCTTTTTAGCTTGTTTAATCCGTATTATTAATACGCTATCTCTGTTCGGCTTCGCGATTATTATGCCGTTATTATTTGTTGATCGTTTAGGCTTCACTATTTCGGAATGGTTACAAATTTGGGGAGTATTCTTCTTTACCACTATTTTTACTAATATTCTGTGGGGAATTACGGGTGAATATATTGGGTGGATCCGTCAAGTGAGATGGTTTGGTTGCATTGGTATGGCTGCATCTAGTTTGATGTTCTACTACTTACCACTCTATTTTGGTCATAATATGTTTATCGCCATGATCCCAGCTGTTTGCTTAGGTATTTTTGTTGCGGCATTTGTACCAATGACGGCGGTATTCCCAGCTTTAGAGCCTCATCATCAAGGTGCTGCGGTCTCAATTTATAATTTATCGGCTGGGCTCAGTAATTTTATTGCCCCCGCTATTGCCGCGGTGATTTTAAGCTTTGGTGATATTATTCACGTTGTTTGGGCATACACTGGCTTATATATTTTCGCCTTTGTCCTGACCTTTATTATTCGTGTGCCACAACCAGCACGCAATAAACAACAATCTACCGCTGAAATAGAAGATGCGGATGCCGATACGGTTGCTATCTACAATTAA
- the xylB gene encoding xylulokinase — protein sequence MYLGIDIGTSELKTVLIDETGEIIASSHVPLTVKRPHQNWAEQSPQSWWDATNQTIAAIRQKFPEQWRQVKAIGLSGQMHGAVLLDKQHQVLRDCILWNDTRSAEECQWLMQHHPEFLTISANLVMPGFTAPKLVWVEKNEPEIFAKIDKVLLPKDYLRWQLTGQFVGDMSDSAGTLWLDVAKRDWSDELLKATHLTRDQMPTLVEGSANSGLIRDDLATLWGLNNNVIIAGGGGDNAASAVGVGAVNNGDAFISLGTSGVIFVVNDKLQANPKSGVHAFAHALPNRWHQMSVMLSAASCLKWLCNVLSTTENILMDEIAQLTEEQMKRAPVFLPYLSGERTPHNDADATGSFFGLTHETSRAILGYSVLEGVAFGLADGMEVLSESKTQIKQCSLTGGGARSPIWAQLIADILQVPIVTHPASSSGALGAARLAWLADGGNEHDVCKKPPIQSRYQPNSQKYPILKARFDAFKVLYQQQKIVRELLPK from the coding sequence ATGTATCTAGGTATAGACATTGGTACATCAGAATTAAAAACGGTACTTATTGACGAAACGGGTGAAATTATTGCATCTAGTCATGTTCCTTTAACGGTTAAGCGCCCACATCAAAATTGGGCAGAACAGTCACCACAATCTTGGTGGGATGCGACGAATCAAACTATTGCGGCTATTCGGCAAAAATTTCCTGAACAATGGCGGCAAGTTAAGGCCATTGGTTTGTCGGGTCAGATGCATGGCGCGGTGTTACTCGATAAACAGCATCAAGTATTACGCGACTGTATTTTATGGAATGACACCCGAAGTGCTGAAGAGTGCCAATGGCTAATGCAACACCATCCAGAGTTTTTGACTATCAGCGCCAATTTAGTTATGCCTGGTTTTACCGCCCCGAAACTCGTTTGGGTCGAAAAAAATGAACCTGAAATTTTTGCTAAGATTGATAAGGTACTGCTACCAAAAGATTATTTACGTTGGCAATTAACGGGACAATTTGTCGGTGATATGTCCGATTCAGCCGGTACGTTATGGCTTGATGTCGCGAAACGAGATTGGTCTGATGAACTGCTTAAGGCCACCCATCTCACCCGAGATCAAATGCCAACGCTCGTTGAGGGTTCAGCTAACAGTGGGCTCATCCGTGATGATTTAGCCACATTATGGGGATTAAATAATAATGTGATTATTGCTGGTGGTGGCGGCGATAATGCGGCTTCAGCTGTTGGTGTCGGCGCAGTCAATAATGGTGATGCATTTATTTCCTTAGGGACATCCGGCGTAATTTTTGTTGTTAACGATAAATTACAAGCCAATCCTAAAAGTGGCGTACACGCCTTTGCACATGCATTGCCAAATCGTTGGCATCAAATGAGCGTTATGCTTAGCGCAGCTAGCTGCTTAAAGTGGTTATGTAATGTTTTATCCACGACTGAAAATATTTTAATGGATGAGATTGCTCAGTTAACTGAGGAACAAATGAAACGAGCCCCCGTGTTTTTACCCTATTTATCGGGAGAAAGAACCCCACACAATGATGCTGATGCAACAGGTTCTTTCTTTGGTTTAACGCATGAGACATCCAGAGCGATTCTTGGCTATTCAGTACTTGAAGGGGTCGCGTTTGGCTTAGCTGACGGAATGGAAGTATTGAGTGAGTCAAAAACACAGATTAAACAGTGTAGCTTAACTGGTGGTGGCGCAAGAAGCCCTATCTGGGCACAGTTAATTGCAGATATTTTGCAAGTGCCTATTGTTACTCATCCAGCAAGCTCTTCGGGTGCGCTTGGTGCGGCAAGGTTAGCTTGGCTTGCAGATGGCGGTAATGAACATGATGTATGCAAAAAACCACCAATACAATCGCGCTATCAACCAAATAGCCAAAAATACCCAATACTTAAAGCACGATTTGATGCATTCAAAGTTTTATACCAACAACAAAAAATTGTGAGGGAGCTATTACCTAAATAG